The genomic segment CAGAAAATATCGGACGCCGTGGATGCACTCAAAATACTGGCCACCGCACAGGCTGCACCAAACTGGGGATAGCTCAGGAGGTTTCCGCCCCAACGCCACATCGAGGATAAGCCATGAAGCACGTCCTGGTTTTGACTATTGCCCTGATCTCCGTACTCCAAGCGGGGACCGAGGATACGGCATCAAGTTTGCAATTCCGGGACCTCTATGATCGGGAAGTCCGGCTGGAAACGGACCGGGAGACCACGGCCTGGGTGCTCGTCTACTTCTCCAACACCTGCCCCGTTGCGCGGCGCTACATGCCCCGGATTACCCAACTGGAAACAGACTACGGCGCGCGCGGGGTCCGCTTCGTCGGAATCAACGCGAGCCCGGCCGACTCGTTGGACGAGGTTGGGGAGTTCGCCCGAAGTTTCGAGATCGCCTTTCCCGTGCTGAAAGACGTCACGTTCGCGTCGGTGAGGGCGCTCGGGGTCACGCGCACCCCCGAGGTGGTCGTTCTTAACCGGGACTTCATGGCTGTATACAAGGGCCGAATCGATGACCAGTATCGTCTGGGCGGCGTTCGACCAACGGCGACACGTCAGGACCTCAAAGAAGCCCTGGACGCGCTACTCGCGGGGCGGGCGGCACCCGAGTCCCATGTACCCGCCGAAGGGTGCGCCATTACGTTCCCGGAAGACTCCCATTCGCCTGTAATCGCCACCGATGGGCGTGGGGAGCCCGGCGGACCGTTTACCCATGAATTTCAGCCCACCGGGACGGGTGAGCCGGGTGAAGCTCCGGACACCAGGGAATGGACGCTCGCGCCGACCATCCCACGGGAGTCCTGGATCAACGCGCTGGAAGTGGAAGGGCCCGCTGGTGGTGTAACGCTTTTCTATGAGGATCTCGAGACACCCGGCACGCGACGCCTTGTTGCCGGCGCACTCACCTCCGGTCAACGCCTGCAGTGGAACGCCGATGAGGGCATCCGCCTGCCCGCCGGAGCCAGGCTCCAGGCGGCGCTCCCCACCGGAGCCGAATCGACAACACGAGTGCGCCTCAAGCTCCAGGAGAATCCGCCCGCGCGTGAACTCTTCTGCTCACGAGATGCGTTTCCGGTCCGCCGAGACCAAGCGGAAGCTCCCCGGCTCCTTCAGTCAATTCCTTTGGGCGCCGCACTTCGGTGCGTCGCCGCGGATTACACCGGCTACGGCGCATCACTGGTGATTGCGCTCCCACAATCGAATCAAACCACGGCGAGCCTCCTGGCGATTCCCGTCTTGAATCCCGCCCGCCCGACGGCACGGTGCCTGGGCGAGGCATTCCAACTTGAGACCGCGCCGTTGCATGCCACCCTGGCATATCCCGGTTACCTGCGCTCCCCCCGGGCAACTCCGGGTGTGCGGCCAGAGGACGAGGAAACGACCCTCTCCATCTATCTCCACTGGTCGTTGCCATCCTGAATAGTGGCGCCCCGACCTACGGAGCATCGGCCTCGAAGCTCCCAGCCTCCGGCACACGTGAGGGTGTTGCCGTTTGAATCTGAAACCGGGGAATCGGGGTGCTTCGGATGTCCGGGTGTTGCACCTCCCGGCTCCGGCATGATACCTTCTATGAAAGCAGGTATGGTCGGTCGTAAGTATTCATAAGGATGTCCCATGAGTAAGGCATGCATCTTTGCCCCGAATGCCAGCCCCGCGGCTGGCCCCTATTCCCACGCCGTCCGCGCGGGCAATCTCCTTTTTGTCTCCGGGCAGGGCCCCTTCGCCAAAGACGGCAGCGGTGCGCAACCGGGGACCATTGAGGAGGAAACCGTTCGGACCCTGGAGAATCTGAAGGCGGTGCTGACCGATGCCGGTTCGGGTCTGGAGCATGTGGTCAAGACGACTTGCTTCCTTAAGGATATGAATAACTTCAAGGTCTTCAATTCCGTCTACGCCACCTACTTCACGGAGAACTTCCCCGCGCGCACCACGGTGGAGGTCGCGCGCCTTCCGATGGATATTCAGGTCGAGATTGAGGCCATAGCCATCATCCCCGGAGGCTGATGGCCGATGGGGCACAGGGCGTATTCAGGCTGGATTTTGGTGGCGGCTTTCATTGTGCTCGCCGCACTTCCCGCCTACGCTCGATCCGCCGCACAGCTTAACGACCTGGGCATTGCCGCCTACAATGAAAAACGCTTTACGGAAGCCGTTGCGTATTTCGAAGAGGCCTACGAGCTCGCCTCCGACAACGATGTCATCAAGCATAATCTATGCAATGCCCACCAGGAAGTCGCAAGCATCCTCGAAAAGGATGGCAAGAACCAGGAGGCCGTGCGCCATCTCGTGCTTGCCATCGGTATTCACCCCGAGAACCCCTCGCCACTGGTGCAGATTGGTTCCTACTACCTCAAGCTCAATCAGGTATCGGACGCCATTTTTCGGCTTGAAGAGGCGATTGAACTCAAGCCCGGCCTCGTTGAAGCCCATTTCATGCTCGGCGAGGCCTACTATCAGGACAACGACTTGCCCTCGGCCCGTGCGCAATGGGACTACGTCCTGGAGATGCGCCCGGACTGGCCCGGCCTCCGCGAGAAGTACGACAAACTCTTCCGGGAAGAGGTCGTAGAGCAGAACTTCAACAGTTCCGGAACCCGCCATTTCCAGTTGAGCTATCCGGGCGATCTGCCCCAGAGCACCCGCTTTAAGATTCTATCCATACTGGAGCGGGCCTACGCCGACGTCGGCCGCAAGCTGGGTGGGGTCTATCCGCCGGAAACGGTCAAGGTCGTTCTCTACAGCTCCGAACAGTTTGCCGAAGCCACCCAACTCGACAGCCATGTAGGCGCGCTGTTCGACGGAAAGATCCGCGTCCCCGTCACGGACGAACAGGGAAGGCCGCTGGACGAGGAGGATCTCTCCCGGCGCCTGAACCATGAATACGTGCACGTGGCGCTCCGCCAGCTTGTCGGCGCCAATGTGCCTTGGTGGCTCAATGAGGGCCTGGCCGAAACCCTGTCTCGCAGTATCGATCCCGTCAGGACCCAGATGCTCCAGGCGGCCTATGCCCAGGGTCTAACCTCGCCGCTCAGCCAGTTGGAAGGGAGCCAGTTGCACAAACTGAGTCCCGACGCACTTGCCCTGGCCTACGCCCAGGCCCACGCCACCGTCAACCTGCTTTGGACCAAATACGGTCAGCGGCGTCTGGTGCCCATGTTGCGTAATCTGAAGGAAGGCATGAAGGGGGAGGAAGCGCTCAACGCGAATTTCCGGAAGACCTACGCCGTCCTCGAACAGGAAGTCGCCGCCGCGTACCGCTGAGGACACCTCAGGTACGGCGGTCGAAACACGTGGTGGATCCCCGAATCGACTTCGCGTACTTCTTCACCTGCGCCGCCCGCGCGCTGATGTCCGCCACGTGCTTCACCGCGTGGGCCGCCGTGTCGATGACGGCAATCGAACAGGTCATCATGGAAAACGTACTCGTGTTTCCCTGACGGTCGATGGAATGTATCGCGCCCCGGATCCGATCTTCCTCGTCATAGAAGTTCGGTATAAGAAGGTCAAAATTGCGGAGGATTTCCTCGCAGGCCCCTTCGATGAGTTCGGACGGCGCGATCAACACGAAATCGTCCCCGCCGACATGCCCCACGAAACTCAGATCGCTCTTTGTGGCGCGCGCCGCATTCACCACGACCCGGGCGGTCATGCGCAACACCTCATCGCCCCGGATAAAGCCATACTTGTCGTTAAAGGGCTTGAAGTGGTCCAGGTCGAGGTAGGCCACGGCAAAGGCGTCGCCCCGCCCGAGGCGGGCCTCCGCTTCCCGGATAATGGCGATGTTCCCCGGCAGTCCGGTCAAAGGATTGGCGTTCAGGTCCCGCTGCGCCCGAGCCAGGCAGATCTGCACGCGGGCGAGCAGTTCTTCGGGGGTATAAGGGGCCAGCAGGAACTCGTCCACCTTGAGCCGACCCCAGTCGACCGTGGGCAGGGCTTCCCGACTCAAAGTCATGAGCATGGGGAGGTGGCCGTAGATCGTGTCGTTTTTGAGTTCCTCGGCCAGCGTCGTACCCGGAGCGGCCCCCGCTATCTCAAATGGAACGATAATGCAGTGTGGGGGCGTATCTTGAATCATCGCCTGTATCAGACCGGGACCGGCGGCCGTGTTGGCCGAATAGCCCGCCCCTTCAAGTATGGCAACAGCATCGCGGTTCGGGTTCGCCTCGGAGTCGACGACGAGTATGAGCCCAGGCTCCGCCACGCTCATCCTTTCCGACCAGTCGCGGCAAAAACATCCGCGCCCTGCTGATACTGCTCATCCGCGGCGATCATGATCCGGTCAATCTGCTCCAGGCTCAAGCCGAGCAACTCGAAAGCGTCGCGATCCAGTTCCGGCAGGGTACCGTCGCCCGCTTCGCCGTATTCCTGCGCCCGTGCAAGGATATCCGCCAGATGGACAATGGCCGCCATCTGGACGCTTCCCTTGGCACGGGAAGGATAATGATGATAGGTAAGCGCATCCGTAAGCCGCTCGGGCAGGTGCCAGCGCAGAGCGAGCCAGAGTGCGATTCGGCTGTGATCGACCCCAAACACTTCCTGCTCGACCACGGAAACATGACAACCCCGCCGGTGCGCTTCAGCCATCACGGCCAGGTAGTCTTGCAGCGCGAGGTGGGCAAGGATGACCTTACCGAGATCGTGCAGCAGCCCCGCCACCATGCATTCTTCCGGGTCTATCACACCGAGTTCTTTGCCAATATGCCTGCTGAGCAAGGCGGTCCCGAGACTGTGCTTCCAGAGACCGCTGGTCTCCTTGGCCAGGTCGCTGAACACCGCGGTCGTGAGCACGAGCCCTTTGACCACGTTGAATCCGAGTAGAACCAGCGCGTGGGTCACCGACGAAATCCGGCGGGGAAAGCCATAGACCGGAGAGTTCACCAGCTTCAGCAGCCGCGCGCTCAGCACTTGATCGCGCTGGATGATATCCCCGATTTCCTGCGCACCGGTGGAGTCATCGTCAACCATGCTCGTTATCACGGAAACAAAGGCCGGAAGGGTTGGCAGGCTGGAAAGATCTTCCACTTTCTTTTTTAGCAATTCGGCTGACAGGGCCATTCGCCGCGGATCCCAAATGCAAACCGGAAAGGTCCGGTCGCTACTTTGCTGGTTCAATTCAAGCCCCTGCCCGGAAATGGAACGGGGTAACATCACAGGTCTCGAAAGGAAATCACTGCCAGCGTGGCGGCGACGCCATACGGATTCAGGCGCTGTATTCTTCCTTCAAGCGCTCCAGTCGCTGCTGCAGTAACGCTTTGATCCCGAGTAGATTCGGGTCGCTGATACCCGCAAAACGCTTGTCCAGAGAGGCCTGCCGCGCTTCGACGTCAATTCCCGGTGTGCTGCTCCCCTCGATCCAGACGGAAACAACACTGGCATTCTTCAGCCGCTGGATTGCCTGTTCCGTCAATTTGTACCCCATCGGACACAACACGGCGCCACTGGAATTGGTGACGGCATCGGCCAAGATTTGACCGGGACGCAAGAATTTGACGTTAACGCTGCGCAAGTATTCCCTCCTGAAGTGCACCGGCATTCTATGAGAGGGCGCGCACAAGTGTCAACTTCCTGCCGCTTTACAGCGTCAAACTGTCGAAACTCTTTGAAAATGTCCCCCTGCTAACTCTTTGAAAATGTCCCCATACTGTGGATCTCGGAAAGGAGGTCCCTTGGACGGAGGACATTTGTTGATGAGCAGGAAAGAGCGTCTTCGGAAGTCGGTTGTGGAGCGGGTGGCGAAGGGTGAGTTATCCCAGGCGGCGGCCGCGGCGATGCTGGGCGTGAGTACGCGTCAGATGAAACGGATTTTTGGACGTTACCGGGAGGAGGGCGATTCGGGGTTGCTCCATCGCAGCCGTGGCTGCCCTTCGAGCCGGGCCTGTACGCCAGCCTTTCGGGAGCAGGTAGTCCAGCGCTATGGGGATGCTTTCGAGGGCTTGGGGCCGACGCTTGCGGCGGAGAAACTGGCCGAAGAGGGTCTGAAGGTAGACCACGAGACACTGCGGCGCTGGCTGCTCAAGGAGGGCAAGTGGCAACGTCGCCGCAGGCGCGCACAGCACCGCGAGCGGCGGCCGCGCCGGGAGCACTTCGGCGAACTGGTTCAGCTCGACGGCAGCCACCATGCATGGCACGGCGAGGACCGGCCGCACAGTTGCCTGATGAGCCTGGTGGACGATGCCACGGGACGTTGCATGACCTTGATGGCCGAAGAGGAGACGACCGAAGCCGCCATGGCCCTGCTGCAACGCTGGATCGAGCGCTACGGCGTCCCCCGGGCGCTCTACACGGACCGCAAGAGCGTCTACGTCACCGACCGGCCCCCGACGCTCGAGGAGCAGCTTGCGCATGAAGAGCCGGTGACCGCCTTCGGGCTTTCGTGTAGTAAACTCGGTATTGAAATCATCCGCGCCTACAGCCCCCAGGCCAAAGGGCGGGTGGAGCGCAAGCACGGCGTATATCAGGACCGCCTTTGCCATGAACTACGGTTGCGCGGCATCACCACGGTTGAAGAAACCGACCACATGCTCAAAGAGGAATTCGACGAACAACTCAACCAGAAGTTCGCCAGGCCCGCTGCCTCGCCGCACGATTATCACCGCCCGCTGCCCAAGGGCACGGACCTGCGGGATATCTTCTGCCTTGAAGAAACGCGGGTTCTGGCCAACGACTGGACGATCAGCTACCAACGGAAGATCTACCAGGTAGCCAGGCTCAATAGCCCCCTGCCCAAGCCCAAGAGCAAGATCACTGTGCGCGTCTGGAGGGACGGCAGCATTCACCTGCTGCGCGGCCAACAGCGTCTGGTCTTCAAAAGGCTTGAAGAGCCCGTCCCAAAACCCGAAGCAAAGGCCACCAAGACACAGGTGCCCAAAACAAAATCAAAACCCTCACATAAGCACCCGTGGCGCAAACGAATGATCGCACTACAGGCGGACAAATGAGTCGCCGACGTCCCCGTGGGGGCCAGCCCCCACACCCCCGGAGTTTAACGCATTGGGCAGGTTCCGGTGGGGGGAAAACCATGCAACAAGGAGGGGGCGCCAATGCGCCCCCTTCCACCGTTACCTGACCGAACGGGCGCTCGGGACGCTCTCCAGCGTTGCCCTATCCTCCCGACGGCACAATTAGAGTATCATGGCAAAGCAAAACGCGGAGGGGACATTTTCATTGAGTTAAGGATGGGGACATTTCTAAAGAGTTCCGACATGGTGAGGGCAAGCTGTTGACCCACCGGCGGGGAACATGCCACTATGACCCTTCGTGCGGAGCATTGGGACCGCGCGGAATGGGTTGCAATGGAAGTGCAGGAATCGAGCGCCGGAGCGTTACGGGCGGCCACGGTTATCTGGGCCAATCGCCTCGGCAGGGAGTGCAGGGAATGATCGAACTGTTTCAAGAGTCCTTCCGGCTGGTAAATCTGCCGTACACGCTCTTTTTCGGGCTGTCGCTGCTCTATTGGCTCTCTTACCTTCTTGGCATCGTGGGCGCCGACCTCGGCGATATTGGATCGGGCGCGGACGGCGCGCTCGATGGCGCCGGGGATGGCGTGGGCGATGGCGTGGGCGATGGCGTGGGCGATGGTGGCGGCGGAATATTCAGTGGCGTTCTGAGTTTTGTCTATGCGGCGGATGTGCCCATGACGATTATTCTTTCCGTGCTCAGCTTTGTGATGTGGGCCACGGCGGTGCTCTTCAATTACTACACGGGCAACACGAGTTTCGCTGTTTCGATGGGATTGAGCCTGCCTTTCTTTGCGGGTGGCGTGGTGGCGACACGTCTTATCATTCGGCCCTTTGTTCCGATTTTGAAGTCGGCCTTCGACGAGTCGAGCGACGAGATTCTGGTGCTGGGCCAGGTGTGCACGATCTCCTCACTGGAAGCGACGCACAGGCACGGCCAGGCGGAGTTGTCCCAGCAGGGCTCACCCATCGTGCTGAACGTGCAGACTCGGGAGGGCGTGGTGCTGAAAAAGGGCGACGAAGCGGTGGTGGTGGGAGAGGGTGAGAATGGAATTTACGTTGTCGCGCCATTTGAAGGCGGACAAGCAGGGTGAGAACAGGACGGGACCGACAGGCTGCGGTGTCGCATAGGTTTTAGAGATAGAATCGAGAGTTACTTAAAACGCAGGGTGAAATGACACCCGGAGGGAATACCATGATCGAGTTTGTAATGGTTGTAGGTCTCTTGTTTGCCGTTGTGCTGGGCTTTGCGCTGCTCTACATGATTGTGAACTGCTGGAGAAAGGTGGACCAGGGCACGGCCCTCATTATCGTGGGTGGCAGCAAGCCGACCGTGCACTTTTCCAAAGCGATACTCATCCCGATGATCCGCAAGGCGGAGGTCATGGACATTTCCGTGCGCCGCATCGAAATTTTCAGGCACGGTGCGCAGGGGCTCGTCTGCCAGGACAATGTCCGTGCCGACATCAAGGTGGCCTTTTTCGTGCGCGTGAACAACAACGCGGAAGACGTGCTGCGCGTGGCTCAGTCGATTGGGGCGGCCCGCGCCTCGGAAACGGAGAAACTGGAGGAGCTTTTTGAAGCAAAGTTTTCCGAAGCACTCAAGAGCGTGGGCAAGAAGTTTGACTTTGTCGCGTTGTACACCTCCCGCGAGGAGTTCAAGGAAGAGATCCTCAAGATCATCGGTCGCGACCTGAACGGCTATATTCTCGATGACGCCGCCATCGACTATCTGGAACAGACCCCCCTGAACCAGCTTGATCCGAACAACATCCTGGATTCGGAGGGCATAAAGAAGATCACGGATTTGACGGCGCAGCAGCAGATTCTTGCGAACAGCATCACGCGCGAGCGCGAGAAGACGATCAAGAAGCAGGACGTGGAAGCGCGCGAAGCGATTCTGGAGCTGGAGAAGCAACAGGCCGAGGCCGAGGCGAAGCAGTTGCGCGAGATTCAGTCCGTGCAGGCGCGTGAGCAGGCGGAGACCGCGAAGATTCAGGAAGAAGAACGCCTGAAGGCGGCCCGTGCCCGGATTACCACGGAAGAAGAGACGGCCATTGCCAACGAGAATAAAGATCGCCAGGTGATCGTGGCCATGCGCAACAAGGAACGCACCGATCAGGTGGAGAAAGAGCGCGTGGAGAAGGACCGCCTGCTCGAAGTGACCGAGCGGGAGCGCGTGGTCGCGCTGGCCACCATCGAACGCGACAAGGCCATCGAAGTGGAGAAGAAGGCGATTCAAGACGTGATCCGCGAGCGGGTGATTGTCGAGCGCGCGGTGGTGGAAGAAGAAGAAAAGATCAAGGATACCCGCGAATTTGCCACGGCGGAACGGGCGAAGAAAGTCGCTATCACCGCGGCCGAGCAAGACGCGCAGCAGGCGCTGGTAAAGGAAATCAAGTCCGCCGAGGCCAAGCGCGACGCCGCGCGCTTCAGCGCGGAGCAACTGGTTATCTCCGCCGAAGCCACGCGGGACGCCGCCGAGCGCGAGGCCGTGGGCAAGAAGGTGCTGGCCGAGGGCGTGACCGCCGAGCTGGCGGCAGCGGGCCTGGCC from the Candidatus Hydrogenedentota bacterium genome contains:
- a CDS encoding ISNCY family transposase; translation: MSRKERLRKSVVERVAKGELSQAAAAAMLGVSTRQMKRIFGRYREEGDSGLLHRSRGCPSSRACTPAFREQVVQRYGDAFEGLGPTLAAEKLAEEGLKVDHETLRRWLLKEGKWQRRRRRAQHRERRPRREHFGELVQLDGSHHAWHGEDRPHSCLMSLVDDATGRCMTLMAEEETTEAAMALLQRWIERYGVPRALYTDRKSVYVTDRPPTLEEQLAHEEPVTAFGLSCSKLGIEIIRAYSPQAKGRVERKHGVYQDRLCHELRLRGITTVEETDHMLKEEFDEQLNQKFARPAASPHDYHRPLPKGTDLRDIFCLEETRVLANDWTISYQRKIYQVARLNSPLPKPKSKITVRVWRDGSIHLLRGQQRLVFKRLEEPVPKPEAKATKTQVPKTKSKPSHKHPWRKRMIALQADK
- a CDS encoding tetratricopeptide repeat protein, whose product is MAAFIVLAALPAYARSAAQLNDLGIAAYNEKRFTEAVAYFEEAYELASDNDVIKHNLCNAHQEVASILEKDGKNQEAVRHLVLAIGIHPENPSPLVQIGSYYLKLNQVSDAIFRLEEAIELKPGLVEAHFMLGEAYYQDNDLPSARAQWDYVLEMRPDWPGLREKYDKLFREEVVEQNFNSSGTRHFQLSYPGDLPQSTRFKILSILERAYADVGRKLGGVYPPETVKVVLYSSEQFAEATQLDSHVGALFDGKIRVPVTDEQGRPLDEEDLSRRLNHEYVHVALRQLVGANVPWWLNEGLAETLSRSIDPVRTQMLQAAYAQGLTSPLSQLEGSQLHKLSPDALALAYAQAHATVNLLWTKYGQRRLVPMLRNLKEGMKGEEALNANFRKTYAVLEQEVAAAYR
- a CDS encoding diguanylate cyclase: MAEPGLILVVDSEANPNRDAVAILEGAGYSANTAAGPGLIQAMIQDTPPHCIIVPFEIAGAAPGTTLAEELKNDTIYGHLPMLMTLSREALPTVDWGRLKVDEFLLAPYTPEELLARVQICLARAQRDLNANPLTGLPGNIAIIREAEARLGRGDAFAVAYLDLDHFKPFNDKYGFIRGDEVLRMTARVVVNAARATKSDLSFVGHVGGDDFVLIAPSELIEGACEEILRNFDLLIPNFYDEEDRIRGAIHSIDRQGNTSTFSMMTCSIAVIDTAAHAVKHVADISARAAQVKKYAKSIRGSTTCFDRRT
- a CDS encoding HDOD domain-containing protein translates to MALSAELLKKKVEDLSSLPTLPAFVSVITSMVDDDSTGAQEIGDIIQRDQVLSARLLKLVNSPVYGFPRRISSVTHALVLLGFNVVKGLVLTTAVFSDLAKETSGLWKHSLGTALLSRHIGKELGVIDPEECMVAGLLHDLGKVILAHLALQDYLAVMAEAHRRGCHVSVVEQEVFGVDHSRIALWLALRWHLPERLTDALTYHHYPSRAKGSVQMAAIVHLADILARAQEYGEAGDGTLPELDRDAFELLGLSLEQIDRIMIAADEQYQQGADVFAATGRKG
- a CDS encoding redoxin domain-containing protein, which gives rise to MKHVLVLTIALISVLQAGTEDTASSLQFRDLYDREVRLETDRETTAWVLVYFSNTCPVARRYMPRITQLETDYGARGVRFVGINASPADSLDEVGEFARSFEIAFPVLKDVTFASVRALGVTRTPEVVVLNRDFMAVYKGRIDDQYRLGGVRPTATRQDLKEALDALLAGRAAPESHVPAEGCAITFPEDSHSPVIATDGRGEPGGPFTHEFQPTGTGEPGEAPDTREWTLAPTIPRESWINALEVEGPAGGVTLFYEDLETPGTRRLVAGALTSGQRLQWNADEGIRLPAGARLQAALPTGAESTTRVRLKLQENPPARELFCSRDAFPVRRDQAEAPRLLQSIPLGAALRCVAADYTGYGASLVIALPQSNQTTASLLAIPVLNPARPTARCLGEAFQLETAPLHATLAYPGYLRSPRATPGVRPEDEETTLSIYLHWSLPS
- a CDS encoding flotillin family protein, which produces MTPGGNTMIEFVMVVGLLFAVVLGFALLYMIVNCWRKVDQGTALIIVGGSKPTVHFSKAILIPMIRKAEVMDISVRRIEIFRHGAQGLVCQDNVRADIKVAFFVRVNNNAEDVLRVAQSIGAARASETEKLEELFEAKFSEALKSVGKKFDFVALYTSREEFKEEILKIIGRDLNGYILDDAAIDYLEQTPLNQLDPNNILDSEGIKKITDLTAQQQILANSITREREKTIKKQDVEAREAILELEKQQAEAEAKQLREIQSVQAREQAETAKIQEEERLKAARARITTEEETAIANENKDRQVIVAMRNKERTDQVEKERVEKDRLLEVTERERVVALATIERDKAIEVEKKAIQDVIRERVIVERAVVEEEEKIKDTREFATAERAKKVAITAAEQDAQQALVKEIKSAEAKRDAARFSAEQLVISAEATRDAAEREAVGKKVLAEGVTAELAAAGLAEASVIESKAVAEAKGLEARAVAVQKEGSAQAAVMQLKFEADAKGITDKAEAMKLFNEAGREHEEFKLNLEKEKAIDLAAIAAQQEIAKQQAAVIGQALQTARIDIVGGETEFFDKITSAITTGKAVDRLVDNSKALTDVKNTFFNGDPEYFKARMAHFTDLLGVSSEDLKNLSIAALLNKMKDAAGKGPEATELLTLSGLAKQLGFSDKKLSQIL
- a CDS encoding reactive intermediate/imine deaminase (has endoribonuclease activity on mRNA) — its product is MSKACIFAPNASPAAGPYSHAVRAGNLLFVSGQGPFAKDGSGAQPGTIEEETVRTLENLKAVLTDAGSGLEHVVKTTCFLKDMNNFKVFNSVYATYFTENFPARTTVEVARLPMDIQVEIEAIAIIPGG